A single region of the Enterobacter cloacae complex sp. R_G8 genome encodes:
- a CDS encoding sugar phosphate isomerase/epimerase: MGRKIMVVTAAYGAEQVRQAGGQRAMLPVIAGAGADGVEIRRELFSNEELLALPALGESIELLGLLACYSAPAALFMPDGTLNPDLPRYLSEASTLNALWLKVSLGHFSDTQPPEALRTLLNESGMALVVENDQTDCGQLAPMQRFQTACREMALPVTLTFDMGNWLWVGDSPEEAAHHLAPAVSYIHVKAAVPHKAQFRAVAPDRADARWLALLSQLPADAPRGIEFPLEGADLTAVTRHYVNLLREE, from the coding sequence ATGGGCAGGAAAATAATGGTGGTTACCGCCGCGTATGGCGCGGAACAGGTGCGACAGGCGGGTGGTCAACGGGCAATGCTGCCCGTGATTGCGGGCGCGGGGGCCGACGGCGTAGAGATCCGTCGGGAGTTGTTCAGCAACGAAGAGTTACTGGCGCTACCTGCGCTGGGTGAATCTATCGAGCTGCTGGGTCTACTGGCGTGTTATTCCGCGCCCGCTGCGCTGTTTATGCCCGACGGTACCCTCAATCCCGATCTTCCCCGCTATCTCTCCGAAGCCAGCACGCTGAACGCCCTGTGGCTGAAGGTTTCTCTGGGACATTTCAGCGACACGCAACCGCCAGAAGCTCTGCGTACCCTGCTCAATGAGAGCGGCATGGCGCTGGTGGTCGAAAACGACCAGACGGACTGCGGCCAGCTTGCGCCGATGCAGCGCTTCCAGACCGCCTGCCGGGAAATGGCGCTCCCCGTTACGCTGACGTTCGACATGGGAAACTGGCTGTGGGTTGGCGACTCGCCGGAAGAAGCGGCACACCATCTGGCTCCGGCGGTCAGCTATATCCACGTGAAAGCTGCCGTACCGCATAAAGCGCAGTTCCGCGCTGTCGCGCCGGATCGCGCCGATGCGCGCTGGCTGGCTCTGCTCAGTCAGCTGCCTGCCGATGCCCCACGCGGGATCGAGTTCCCGCTGGAAGGGGCGGACTTAACCGCCGTCACCCGCCATTACGTTAACCTGCTGCGCGAGGAGTAA
- a CDS encoding sugar kinase, whose translation MHKTLDVITIGEAMAMFVATETGELSTVEHFIKRVAGAELNVATGLARLGLKTGWVSRVGDDSFGHFVLDSLKKEGIDAAGVTLDGRFPTGFQLKSKVENGTDPIVEYFRKGSAASHLSVEDYHADYFASARHLHLSGVAAALSASSYELLDHAATTMKTQGKTISFDPNLRPVLWKSEAEMVEKLNRLAFQADWVLPGVKEGIILTGENTPEGIADFYLNKGVKAVVLKTGADGAWFKTADGEQGAVAAVKVENVVDTVGAGDGFAVGVISALLEGKPLPQAIARGNWIGSLAIQVQGDSEGLPTRAQLNE comes from the coding sequence ATGCACAAGACGCTGGATGTCATCACTATCGGTGAAGCCATGGCGATGTTTGTTGCCACCGAAACCGGTGAGCTGAGCACGGTAGAGCACTTTATCAAACGCGTGGCAGGCGCAGAGCTGAACGTGGCGACGGGGCTGGCACGCCTTGGCCTGAAAACAGGCTGGGTCAGCCGCGTGGGTGATGACAGCTTTGGTCACTTCGTTCTCGATTCGCTGAAAAAAGAGGGGATTGATGCCGCAGGCGTGACGCTCGATGGACGCTTCCCGACCGGCTTTCAGCTGAAATCGAAAGTCGAAAATGGAACCGATCCCATCGTGGAATACTTTCGCAAAGGGTCGGCGGCAAGCCATCTCTCGGTGGAAGATTATCACGCCGACTACTTTGCGAGTGCACGCCATCTGCACCTGAGCGGCGTGGCAGCCGCGCTGTCAGCCAGCTCATATGAGCTGCTCGATCATGCCGCGACCACCATGAAGACCCAGGGTAAGACGATCTCTTTTGATCCTAACCTGCGCCCGGTGTTGTGGAAAAGCGAGGCGGAGATGGTCGAGAAGCTGAACCGTCTGGCGTTCCAGGCTGACTGGGTTCTTCCGGGCGTGAAAGAAGGAATAATCCTCACCGGTGAAAACACACCGGAAGGGATTGCCGATTTTTACCTGAATAAAGGGGTAAAAGCGGTGGTACTGAAAACCGGTGCCGATGGCGCATGGTTTAAAACCGCGGATGGCGAGCAAGGCGCCGTCGCAGCCGTGAAGGTTGAGAACGTGGTCGATACCGTCGGTGCGGGTGATGGCTTTGCCGTCGGGGTCATAAGCGCCCTGCTGGAAGGCAAACCGCTGCCGCAGGCTATCGCCCGGGGCAACTGGATCGGCTCGCTGGCCATTCAGGTGCAGGGCGACAGTGAAGGATTGCCGACGCGCGCACAGCTCAACGAGTAA
- a CDS encoding MFS transporter: MNSSTNAVKRWWYIMPIVFITYSLAYLDRANFSFASAAGITEDLGITKGISSLLGALFFLGYFFFQIPGAIYAERRSVRKLIFICLILWGACASLTGVVNNIPALAAIRFILGVVEAAVMPAMLIYISNWFTKSERSRANTFLILGNPVTVLWMSVVSGYLIQSFGWREMFIIEGVPAIIWAFCWWVLVKDKPAQAKWLSEDEKAALQAQLDKEQQGLKAVRNYGEAFRSRNVILLCAQYFTWSIGVYGFVLWLPSIIRSGGENLGMVEVGWLSSVPYLAATIAMIIASWASDKLQNRKLFVWPLLLIAAFAFIGSWAVGTNHFWASYTLLVIAGAAMYAPYGPFFAIIPEMLPRNVAGGAMALINSMGALGSFCGSWFVGYLNGATGSPSASYIFMGVALFASVWLTLIVKPANNQQLPVGARHA, encoded by the coding sequence ATGAACAGTTCGACCAATGCAGTAAAACGCTGGTGGTACATCATGCCAATCGTGTTTATCACGTACAGCCTGGCGTACCTTGATCGTGCCAACTTCAGTTTCGCATCCGCCGCGGGGATCACCGAAGACCTCGGGATCACCAAAGGTATTTCGTCTCTGCTGGGCGCCCTCTTCTTCCTGGGCTACTTCTTCTTCCAGATCCCCGGCGCAATCTATGCCGAACGCCGCAGCGTGCGTAAGCTGATCTTCATCTGTCTGATCCTGTGGGGTGCCTGCGCGTCACTGACCGGCGTGGTCAATAATATCCCTGCCCTGGCCGCTATTCGCTTTATCCTTGGGGTAGTTGAGGCGGCGGTTATGCCGGCCATGCTGATCTACATCAGCAACTGGTTTACCAAATCTGAACGCTCCCGTGCGAATACCTTCCTGATCCTCGGTAACCCGGTCACCGTGCTGTGGATGTCAGTGGTGTCCGGCTACCTGATCCAGTCTTTCGGCTGGCGCGAGATGTTTATCATCGAAGGGGTGCCGGCAATCATTTGGGCCTTCTGCTGGTGGGTGCTGGTAAAAGATAAGCCTGCTCAGGCGAAATGGCTCTCCGAAGATGAAAAAGCCGCACTGCAGGCGCAGCTGGATAAAGAACAGCAAGGGCTGAAGGCGGTGCGTAACTATGGCGAAGCCTTCCGTTCCCGCAACGTAATCCTGCTGTGTGCGCAGTATTTTACCTGGAGCATCGGCGTGTATGGTTTCGTGCTGTGGTTGCCGTCCATTATCCGCAGCGGCGGTGAAAACCTCGGCATGGTCGAGGTGGGCTGGCTGTCATCTGTCCCGTATCTGGCGGCGACCATAGCGATGATCATTGCGTCCTGGGCATCGGACAAACTGCAAAATCGTAAACTGTTTGTCTGGCCACTGCTGCTGATCGCTGCCTTTGCCTTCATTGGCTCCTGGGCCGTGGGCACTAACCACTTCTGGGCCTCGTATACGCTGCTGGTGATTGCCGGTGCGGCGATGTACGCCCCGTATGGTCCCTTCTTTGCGATCATCCCGGAGATGCTGCCGCGTAACGTGGCAGGCGGTGCCATGGCACTGATTAACAGTATGGGTGCGCTGGGGTCGTTCTGCGGCTCGTGGTTTGTCGGTTACCTGAACGGTGCAACCGGCAGCCCGTCAGCCTCATACATTTTTATGGGG